GGGATCTGCCGTCGGAGTGCCCCCACTGCCCGATGGATCGCCCGACCCCAAGATGTCTGTGTCGCTGTTCCGACCAATGACGCTGGAGACGGACGAGTGGATGAGCATGTTCCtgaccaaggacgaggagtccaaggacCTCAAGCGACAACTGGACTCGACCGACGAGCACGTGGCCGACGACAAACACGTGTACCGGTTCGAACACAAGCGAGACTATGATATGGATCTTCAGATGAATGCCAGCCAGTtcgaggagattgtcatCGACGTCGATCTGGACAAGCCTGGATCGGTTGCCCACTACGTGCCTGTGCAGGGTAAGACCAACCTCAAGCGACGACGAGTGCTCAAGTCGCTGCGGTCACAGATTAAGGAACACAACATTGCCGCCATTGATCTGACTCTGCGAGATATCACGGCTGAGGAGAGCATTCTCAGAGACAATACTCGAGCCGAGTACGACCCGGTCAGTTATACGGTGATGGATCTTCCCGAGAGtgaagaggaagatgaggaggacgaggatgaAGAGTAATCTGGTAGATAGATTTAATATGTATTTGTATGATATGAGGATGAAGGGTATAGTACATTCTTTGTAAGAGGATGGTCACAGTGAATGTCGATACAGCATTGATAGGTATGCTGTATTAGGTGCTTAGAGAACTGTGTACGAGAAGATGGCTGAGATAGGGAACGAAATAGGCAATGGACATATCGGTCTCCGTGATTGCCTTCTGATAGCCATGTTTTCTACTCATAACCTGTTATCATCGACATTTACAATGGTACACGCGTTTGTCTACCTTCACCGTATTCGTCTAAAAGTTCCACTAAACAGGACAAACTTCAAATGACAGTTTTCTGACACATTCCTGACACACTTTATAATGGTATACCACTGGTATGGTAAAGGATGTGTGGAAGATAATGAGTCAGATACAGGCACATGCAAAAGCATACCGACACGCTCTCCAGTGAGAATATATTAGTAATCAACCGTCTTAATACACGTGTAGTCTTCTCTCACCTCAAAAACACAGCCTCCATCATGCGGGGGGAGAGTGCATACAGGGGGGTAATATCGGTTGTGTGATGCAACGCCGGATCAAGCGGAAGAGATACAGCAATCATGTGATCTTAACTCCGGAAATGAACCGGGTGACTAATAGGGAAAGACCACTCTGCCTGACTAAGCCCAGACTCGGAAATACCGCCTCCAGACACTGTCATTGGCCTCTTCCGAACCCTATCAAATGCCGCTTAACTCCAGCCAAACCACCTTAAGTCCACCCCTTATATTCCGGAGAAGTTTAACCTTAGTGTATCGTCCGTACTTAACATAGGCAAGTTCGTAAACGAGTTACACGAGGAACGAGTACACGTAGTGCGTGGCACCGAACTTTTGCAaccacagccttgagagcacAGAACGACACAGACTCTTACTAGCAGTGACTTGACGACCCAATCCGACATCCAGATCGACAACGACAAGCCAACATGTCCGACAACTTGCTTGATCGTCAGAAGAGGGGTGAGTGGTGGAGGCATGGACTTTGAGAGGAGGTGAAAGAATATGGGCCTTAATAGGGTCATCTGTGAGATAGATTTGTTTCGGAAAGTGGTTTGAGGACTTGCGACGTTCTTGCCACTTTCTTAGGATCACATACAATGTACAGATGTTGACTCGGACCATTGTTATGATCacatgttgatgttgtgCGGCTTTGACCAATGCCCGAATCTGAAGAATGAGGTGAATCGATGACATGCGATGGTAACAGATCACTCGGGTCACATCAATTCAGTCTGTCGGCATTATCTGTAGATCTCATTTGCACCTCTCAACATGTCAGATCATTCAGAAGTGGACGTGACAGCGCCATTCAGAAAGTGAGAGCATATGAACTGCTTCGTTCATTCAGCAAGGAGCGTTTGATAGCTGAGTGCATGTGAATCTGTTGTCGCCTACATCTGGCTATAACCGTTCATTTACTGTCTACCCCTGAAATCAACAACTATATGACTCCTATCTCTCATGAGTAGCAGTCTACTTCCGACTTCTGGTTAGTCGCTTCCGACCCGAACTAACCTAGTAATCACCAATGCTATCGACTCGGTGCAACCCCCATCGAAATACAAATGTCTAGTGATGGACGTGGACGCAGCCAAGATCGTGGCCCAAGTTCTCGACGAACACGAGATTCTCGATCGAAACGTCGCCACGGTCGAAAAGCTCGAGCAGAAACGAGCGACCCAGAACTACATTGACGCCATGTACATTATTCGACCCACAGCTCTGTCTATAGACTGCATGAACGCAGACTTCACCCGGGTGCCCAACCGATATGCTGCAGCACACGTTTTTCTGCTTCCAGACCCCAATATGGCAGATATCATGCGACGAATTAAAAACCAGCGAGTTGGAGGCCATCTCCGAACTCTCCAGGTCCTATACATTGACCACTATCCCCTCGAACAATGCATTTTCTCCTTCAAGCAGCCGCAGAGCCTGGAGATCTTCTACAACCAAAACTGCTTTGATCTGGTGCAGAACTACGTCTCCCAGGTCGCTGGACAGCTTGTTGGCCTTTGCACAGCATTCGGAGAGTATCCCATTGTTCGATTCTACAAACCCGATGCTCCTCTGAACGAAACATCTGTTCTTCCTTACATGATTGCCTCGGCGTTCCATCAGGTTCTCGATGAGTACGCTCGAACTAATTCAGACTTCCCTGTGATTGACGAGTCACGTCCTCGATCGGTATTTCTCATCACTGACCGAACCATGGACGTTATTTCTCCCCTGGTTCATGAATTCACCTACCAGGCAATGGCCTATGATCTGCTTAACATTGTGGAGGGCAatgtgtacaagtacgagcgAATGGAAAAGGGAGAGACCATCAAGACGTCTGGAAAACTCACGGACAAAGACACTGAGTGGGTCTCTCTACGTCACTTACACATGCAGCAAGCCATTGAGCTGTTTACTGCGCGACTGGAGAAACTGAAGAAGGACCACCCCCATTTGGCCGACCAGTCCACTCAGGCGTCTGTTTCAGATCTCCAGGATATGGTCGCGGGTCTTCCCATGTTTGCGGAAATGAAGGAACGGTTCTCTTTGCATCTGTCCATGGCGGGCCAGTGTATGGATCTGCTGCAAAAGTCCAATCTCATGGACGTTGCCAACATTGAACAGACGTGTGCGACTGGAGTTACAGCAGATGGACGAAAACCCAAGACTCTCACCGACGAGTTTGTCGAGATGATTGCTTCCGATGAGGTGGCTCAGAAGGACAAAGTCCGTTTggtgctactgtactgccTTTATCGAGGCGGACTGGTTGAGGGAGAcctggagaagctcgagaagcATGCTGGTCTCAAAGATATTGATCTGGAGGTGATTCGAAACCTGACTCTTCTTGAAGGACGAGTTACAAAGCCAGATCTGAACAAAAagaccgccaagaagacccCCAAACCCACCACCTTCCACTCGGGAGCTACCGGTGATGTCTACGAGACATCTCGGTTTGTTCCTGGACTGAAAAACGTAGTCGATCAGCTCATTCAGGGTACTCTTCCCGCCTCCATTTTTCCCTACACCAAAGATGAGCCCCTTGACGACGAGGTAGATATGTCTGCGAAAGCTTCGTTACGTAACCCTCGTCAGAGAGCAGCCTGGGCGAAGTCCGCTCAGTTCCAGGCTCCCCGACAGCGTatttttgtgtttgtggccgGTGGTTTCACCATGTCTGAGGCTCGATCTGTCTACGAGCTGAACGAGCAGTACAACAGCAAGAGCATTTTCCTGGGAGGAAACGATATTGTGACTCCCGGCTCGTTTTTGGCGTCTCTTTCGCGATTGCGTGCTCCTCGAGACAAGCTGCGCCTGAAGCAAGACGAGCCCAAGAAGACTCGAGCTCCCGCATTTCTCATGGAGCCCGATGGAATCAACAAACCTGTTGCTCCTGCGCAGGCTGCCCAGTCAGCTAACAGGGCTGGAGGTCCTCCTTTGCCCACAGCTACCAGCACTGGGGTCAGCAACATGCCCAAACCCAGGTCTGTGTCGCCTGCTGTGCCTGACGCGtcttctgttgctgctgcagtAGACACTCCCGAGGCTCCGGaagaggaaaagaagaagaagaagagtggAATCAAGAAGTTGAAAAAGGTCGGCAAATTCTTCAAGTAGATCGACCACTATAGATAATGATATTGATAATGACATGAAATGGGAACATGAGAGCTGCCAGCAGACTTAATCTTGCAAGTGACGGAGAGTCAAGAGACTCGATGGGGAAATTAATACACAGATCAACGTCATGTGACTACATCGGAGCTTCTAGCCAGCCTCCGTCTGTGTTGATCTCCGTTTCTGGAACTATACAGTGTCGAACCTTCGAATCTCGCATTTTCAGCCTCGCGAGCATAAGTCTGTGAAGATCATGTTGATCAACGGCAGTTTATTGTCGTGTGTGAGGTGACTAACTCATTACAAATCTCCTTAATCTATAAATAGGATCCTACCATTTATTCTTGCGTCTCTTTAATCTGATCGAGCACATTACACTTACATTCGAACACCCTTGCAGCGCGTCACAAATGCAGTAGAGTTTGCATTTTCTTGCATGCATACATGATCTGATAAAGATCGCAGCCCAAATGGGAATAGCAACGTGGAGAGTGAGACATTTGTTTGTTTACGGTCGGGATTGAGCCGTTTCCAAGACAGTCTAGTCAATGGGGGGTTGGTATTTCAGTCATTATTCATGACCTACTGACAGTATCTGAAGTAGCTACTCTATAGCATGTTCTAGTTATACCACCAGCTATAGATACCACCGGGACACGTGCTACGTCCTGTACATACATCCAGACTATAGTTCTCGGGTATACCGACAGTAAACTCGCAAGGCGTGTCTCAATTGACTTTTTGGCTCTGAAACGGCATTGATGCCCTATCGTTGTACCCTTGGCAGACTCCTTTAGTGCTCGTCCATGTATGATAACACCGATAGCTCCCGAAGAGGAAGGCTATGAAGTTTTTATACCGAGTCTTCCGTCAACTTGACGGAGACTGCAACATAATATCGTACAGCCCACAAGCTCTCACTATACGCTGCCACGGAAGGATTCACCAACTTTTTCCaactcaaaaaaaaactctCCAGTGCATCGCAAACTCATTTGACCCCGTCAGGTTCGCTTCTCGTACTCCAACTTTGATGACGACCTCAAACGTACACGGATGTCTCTAAGTTGCTGGGAACAAATGAGTTGCATGTCTTGGTCTTACACCAGCTCAATAATGTCCACCAACTTCTCGGCAAGAATTTCGGCAGTATTTCTCAACATGGAGACACTTCCCTTCTGGGTATTTTGCATGGCATGCCAAGGGTCAGTAGGGACCCGTCTGGAATGAACGCTTATTTCTGCCGTTTTGAATCATGTCATGgacgtacgagtaccaggCACGGTACTTACTGAATCGTGTCTTGCATACCTCGAAAAGTGCTATCTCTCACGCAGAGGCATATACGTTATTGAACAGTTAATTGTCGTCCAGTCAACTGCGACATGACCATTAATCACTTAATTAATAGCTCTGCATTATATCGCTCATCGGCCTTGCTACGACTGAACTTCCACTAAAACCGTATTGTATTAGctactacatactgtagtagcAAGAATCTGTTGGGTCCCGCAGTCTAAACGTCCAATGATTGGATAAAATGAGATGGTTTTAATAAATCACCAGAGCCGGGAGCTTCTTCCATTCTCGCTCGCTTTTCATGTATCAATAAATATTCAGAACAAGTATATCCATTAGTTGTCGGTGTAACTTGGCTGTCCGTAAACGTCATTTGGGTCAGGAGTCTTTCTCTgccgttgctgctgctgctgtggctgctgttgtGGCTGAGGCTGTGGCTGAGGCTGCGGAGGAGGGGAGAAATTGCTTGGCCAGAAAGGCATTGGTGGCATTCCTGGAGGCATCGGTGGCATAGGAGGCATCCCAGGCATGTTGAATTTATAGGCGGGGTTGAAAGGAGGGAATGTGAAGGGGAACTGTTGCTGACCTATATTCTGTCCCTGTGATGCTTG
This genomic interval from Yarrowia lipolytica chromosome 1E, complete sequence contains the following:
- a CDS encoding uncharacterized protein (Compare to YALI0E22044g, similar to Saccharomyces cerevisiae SEC1 (YDR164C); ancestral locus Anc_8.351, similar to uniprot|P30619 Saccharomyces cerevisiae YDR164c SEC1 protein transport protein), giving the protein MSDNLLDRQKRVITNAIDSVQPPSKYKCLVMDVDAAKIVAQVLDEHEILDRNVATVEKLEQKRATQNYIDAMYIIRPTALSIDCMNADFTRVPNRYAAAHVFLLPDPNMADIMRRIKNQRVGGHLRTLQVLYIDHYPLEQCIFSFKQPQSLEIFYNQNCFDLVQNYVSQVAGQLVGLCTAFGEYPIVRFYKPDAPLNETSVLPYMIASAFHQVLDEYARTNSDFPVIDESRPRSVFLITDRTMDVISPLVHEFTYQAMAYDLLNIVEGNVYKYERMEKGETIKTSGKLTDKDTEWVSLRHLHMQQAIELFTARLEKLKKDHPHLADQSTQASVSDLQDMVAGLPMFAEMKERFSLHLSMAGQCMDLLQKSNLMDVANIEQTCATGVTADGRKPKTLTDEFVEMIASDEVAQKDKVRLVLLYCLYRGGLVEGDLEKLEKHAGLKDIDLEVIRNLTLLEGRVTKPDLNKKTAKKTPKPTTFHSGATGDVYETSRFVPGLKNVVDQLIQGTLPASIFPYTKDEPLDDEVDMSAKASLRNPRQRAAWAKSAQFQAPRQRIFVFVAGGFTMSEARSVYELNEQYNSKSIFLGGNDIVTPGSFLASLSRLRAPRDKLRLKQDEPKKTRAPAFLMEPDGINKPVAPAQAAQSANRAGGPPLPTATSTGVSNMPKPRSVSPAVPDASSVAAAVDTPEAPEEEKKKKKSGIKKLKKVGKFFK